In Microplitis mediator isolate UGA2020A chromosome 2, iyMicMedi2.1, whole genome shotgun sequence, a single window of DNA contains:
- the LOC130664127 gene encoding citron Rho-interacting kinase-like, whose protein sequence is MIAIPKQSSKMTKEKLEMALQLRNKKKERAEQHKKMLELPGLTRSIISKDNSTVEKLELSAQLKEKMKELDEYQKKMLQLQDKISTSTRLSLTKETFEIADKLDEKMKDLQEYQQKLLDLHEQTSRETKIITALELQVEEKDIKLEASIKERDKIERELAATKSDLAAIKRTLELERQERKDLETTALDLIKGAKRKWEAAEKDKIARLNKHIEAQTVRITELCTSNNEMSSRLQRTQCELETTNAELHKLKVFQIQYKESLAKTRELRRQSVAGVENKLEEIANRAHNQLGEVRMKLEMEIAKNTELDSELRNERDSNHCRMSRMNVALELAQSELKDCQEQLRSTQAMIPARDQEIETLRKQLKERTQQIQSVSESEQTISNLKDEITKLQLENEQMKGQLEAAKSDLNDTLNNLRKSEHLALNFEKKAHDKDELQQRLEASREKENEQLRKMDTLEDLLQRLQQSVAKLESENACLRRSTDNSKPSTSRASAGVASVPEKTSAADKTALEQQIERLEKQLQAAREKSTADRDAARQAQRDLWKKEKELSDANLDKRIAVREAKTAEEKIKRLEEEKTKLTESLNKKYKEEEEKSKKLLAELESAKASLAEFTRESSRNKLQADSAQRALTQTNTQIEELQSSSAALRRELDATRKQLRTNQDRVDTLNAENKRLTLAISKHNEEKSELEAKLEKLEQEANGFKVNIDLLKETCTVLEEQLTDYERLTSDHETRENTLIQDKMKLQKELEAVENKLREAKTAQNEEKTKRLLAERAIERLEAETSDIESERSGLVSQRDHYKKMTQDLNKQVTALTTRCGELECDLAELKRSLESARGESVVVKEECSQHLTRLHEMKDLNQDLMSDLQSSIDQGQELRIRIAELENVLEEMRQFYQEHEFKSEGTRQQQTKLIDYLQLKLEECSKKKKTVCDKIFKSKQKENIPPIGTGMPVGYRELENQLTRERAKVKALTEQLLAYKAAAATSVPVSPNCASPEPRKQTFQPNNDQEENTLARQMSNQRIRHNIPHRFNLELSMRAGKCAACLEPVQFGKRSAICSECQILTHLKCSLLVPANCGMPGDFAKHLGKSWKTSAESVSTLCSSVQTLTIDEPDHTESDTRNPRDSDGVIAESWVKIPGRGKASWDRKYLRLEGTCLCIYEHKPSPGMAPISKMELTDKSSYGFSITEDVYQAEVPGTAKSDLPFIIRVESNTSNTCWPTSRLDIMALSQVEKKTWSNALKSIAYQNGTKENAKNSMLQTVLRLEKNRLDLNCIIELEQENTLLIGAEEGLYSYRPAQSKMLTAIRGVKRVHQLSLHPHLNLALMIAGEDRQLVCCDLRQLKNNAIAAECSRPAINVTGILTGADSCHLYQLEEDILCAATASCVILLKWRSDSERGEFIAIKEIETQEPCSCAIFTKRNLIVGCQKFFQIDLKDYMIDDFPEEDDSSVKAALAGVAKLGIFPVSVLNVSTSQQSTELLLCYNEFGVFVNESGQRTRSVDPTWSHLPFAFAFRKPYLFIAHFSSIEVIKLTPEAFSSASRTPEKTLIELNNPRYLGLAGAKGIYSAVSNSTLDIVKIDGAASILSRMSDSLSSLDSICQNDDSSSEFSFTPSLLETLDNPNKRVHFANLSNR, encoded by the exons ATAACTGCGCTGGAGTTGCAGGTTGAGGAGAAGGACATTAAATTGGAGGCATCTATTAAGGAGAGAGATAAAATTGAGCGTGAATTGGCAGCCACCAAGTCGGACTTGGCAGCCATCAAGAGAACACTTGAGCTGGAACGCCAGGAGAGAAAAGATCTGGAGACTACGGCATTGGATTTGATAAAAGGCGCCAAGAGAAAATGGGAAGCTGCTGAAAAGGATAAAATAGCTCGGCTTAATAAACATATTGAAGCTCAGACGGTGCGTATCACTGAACTCTGTACTAGTAATAATGAAATGAGTTCCAGGTTACAGAGAACCCAGTGTGAGTTGGAGACGACAAATGCTGAGcttcataaattaaaagtatttcaaaTTCAGTACAAGGAATCGTTGGCTAAGACACGGGAACTGAGACGGCAGAGTGTTGCGGGAGTTGAAAATAAACTTGAAGAAATAGCCAACCGGGCGCACAATCAATTGGGTGAAGTGAGAATGAAATTGGAAATGGAGATTGCCAAGAATACTGAATTGGACAGTGAACTTCGGAATGAACGCGATTCCAATCATTGTCGCATGTCGAGAATGAATGTCGCCCTCGAGTTGGCTCAGTCAGAACTTAAGGACTGTCAGGAACAGCTTCGAAGTACTCAGGCGATGATACCGGCGCGGGATCAAGAAATAGAGACTCTGCGTAAGCAATTGAAAGAGAGAACACAGCAGATTCAAAGCGTCAGCGAGAGTGAGCAGACAATCAGCAATCTGAAAGATGAAATAACAAAACTTCAGTTGGAAAATGAACAGATGAAAGGGCAGCTTGAAGCTGCTAAAAGTGATCTCAATGAtacgttaaataatttacgtaAGAGTGAACATTTGGCTCTTAACTTTGAGAAAAAAGCTCACGATAAAGATGAATTGCAGCAGCGTCTTGAAGCTTCACGGGAAAAAGAGAATGAACAGTTACGTAAGATGGATACACTTGAAGATTTACTTCAACGTCTTCAGCAGAGTGTCGCTAAACTGGAATCCGAGAATGCCTGCTTGAGACGATCTACTGATAATTCTAAACCCAGTACCAGTCGCGCATCAGCAGGCGTAGCCAGTGTTCCTGAAAAAACATCAGCGGCTGACAAGACGGCATTGGAACAACAGATTGAACGATTGGAGAAACAGTTACAGGCTGCACGAGAAAAATCAACAGCTGATCGTGACGCGGCACGACAAGCGCAACGCGATTTATGGAAAAAAGAAAAGGAATTATCAGATGCTAACTTGGACAAACGTATCGCCGTAAGAGAAGCCAAGACTGctgaggaaaaaataaaacgtctTGAGGAAGAGAAAACAAAACTCACAGAGTCACTTAATAAAAAGTACAAAGAGGAAgaggaaaaatcaaaaaaattgttggcTGAGTTGGAGTCTGCCAAAGCGTCACTGGCCGAGTTTACTCGTGAGTCCTCGAGAAACAAATTACAAGCTGACTCAGCACAACGAGCGCTAACTCAAACCAACACGCAGATTGAAGAGCTACAATCATCTAGTGCTGCATTGAGACGGGAGTTGGATGCAACCCGTAAGCAATTACGCACAAATCAAGATCGCGTTGACACTTTAAATGCCGAAAACAAACGATTGACTTTGGCTATTTCAAAACACAATGAGGAAAAGAGTGAACTGGAAgctaaactggaaaaattgGAGCAGGAAGCAAATGgttttaaagttaatattgatttattgaaagaaACTTGTACTGTTCTTGAAGAACAGCTGACTGACTATGAAAGACTGACCAGTGATCACGAGACGCGGGAGAACACGTTGATTCAAGACAAAATGAAGCTGCAGAAGGAGCTCGAAGCAGTGGAGAATAAACTACGCGAGGCCAAGACTGCGCAGAATGAAGAGAAGACTAAACGATTGCTGGCTGAACGAGCTATCGAACGTCTGGAGGCGGAAACAAGTGACATTGAGTCGGAAAGAAGTGGTCTGGTTTCTCAGCGTGATCATTACAAGAAAATGACCCAGGATTTGAACAAACAAGTCACTGCACTCACTACTCGGTGCGGTGAACTAGAGTGCGACTTGGCTGAGCTAAAACGTTCTCTGGAATCCGCCCGCGGGGAATCCGTTGTCGTGAAGGAAGAATGCTCTCAACATCTGACAAGACTTCATGAAATGAAAGACCTAAATCAGGACCTGATGTCTGATCTTCAGTCTAGTATTGACCAGGGACAGGAGTTGAGAATTCGTATCGCTGAATTAGAAAATGTTCTCGAAGAAATGAGACAATTTTATCAGGAACATGAATTTAAATCCGAAGGAACCAGACAGCAGCAGACTAAACTGATTGATTATCTCCAGCTTAAACTTGAAGAGTgtagtaaaaagaaaaagactgtttgtgataaaatatttaaaagcaaACAGAAAGAAAATATTCCACCAATTGGAACTGGTATGCCCGTTGGATATCGTGAGCTCGAGAATCAACTCACAAGAGAACGCGCTAAAGTTAAAGCACTTACTGAACAATTGCTGGCTTACAAAGCCGCAGCAGCAACATCAGTTCCAGTGTCGCCGAATTGTGCCAGCCCAGAGCCAAGAAAACAGACTTTCCAGCCCAACAATGATCAAGAAGAGAATACCTTAGCAAGACAGATGTCCAATCAACGAATCCGTCACAATATTCCTCATCGATTCAATCTCGAGTTGTCAATGCGAGCCGGCAAGTGCGCTGCCTGCTTAGAGCCAGTACAATTTGGAAAACGTTCAGCTATTTGCAGCGAGTGTCAAATATTAACCCACTTAAAGTGTTCGTTGTTGGTTCCAGCAAACTGCGGAATGCCAGGTGACTTTGCCAAACACTTGGGCAAGTCCTGGAAGACCAGCGCTGAAAGTGTTTCGACTCTTTGCAGCAGTGTACAGACTTTAACAATCGACGAGCCAGACCACACTGAATCAGACACTAGAAATCCTCGCGATAGTGATGGTGTCATTGCTGAGAGCTGGGTAAAAATACCTGGCAGAGGGAAAGCCTCTTGGGACAGAAAATATTTACGTTTAGAAGGCACTTGTCTTTGTATTTATGAGCATAAACCAAGTCCAGGTATGGCTCCCATAAGTAAAATGGAATTGACTGACAAATCATCCTACGGATTTTCCATTACCGAGGACGTTTATCAAGCCGAGGTACCAGGAACTGCCAAATCAGACCTACCATTCATCATACGAGTTGAATCCAATACTTCCAACACATGCTGGCCGACTTCCCGCTTGGACATCATGGCTCTCAGTCAAGTAGAAAAGAAAACCTGGTCAAACGCTTTAAAGTCAATAGCTTATCAAAATGGCACTAAAGAAAATGCTAAGAATTCAATGCTACAAACTGTACtgagattagaaaaaaatcgcCTGGATTTGAATTGCATCATTGAGTTGGAGCAAGAGAACACGCTGCTAATTGGCGCCGAAGAAGGACTCTACTCATATCGACCAGCCCAATCTAAAATGCTGACCGCTATACGCGGTGTTAAACGTGTTCATCAACTGTCTTTGCATCCTCATCTCAATCTCGCGCTGATGATTGCCGGCGAAGATAGACAACTTGTTTGCTGTGATCTGAGACAGCTTAAAAATAATGCAATTGCCGCTGAATGTTCAAGGCCCGCTATAAATGTCACGGGTATTCTTACGGGTGCAGACAGCTGTCATCTGTATCAGCTAGAAGAAGACATACTGTGTGCAGCAACTGCTTcttgtgttattttacttaaatggCGCAGTGACAGTGAGCGTGGTGAATTTATTGCCATCAAAGAAATAGAAACTCAGGAACCATGCAGCTGTGCTATTTTCACAAAAAGAAATCTAATTGTCGGATGTCAAAAGTTCTTCCAGATAGACTTGAAAGACTACATGATTGATGACTTCCCCGAGGAAGACGACAGTTCCGTAAAAGCGGCACTTGCAGGAGTCGCTAAATTAGGAATATTTCCAGTATCGGTATTAAATGTTTCGACATCACAACAATCaacagaattattattatgttacaATGAATTCGGAGTTTTCGTCAATGAATCCGGTCAACGAACCCGTTCCGTCGATCCTACTTGGAGTCATTTACCTTTTGCATTCG cattcAGAAAGCCGTATCTATTTATCGCACACTTTTCGTCCATCGAGGTGATTAAATTGACACCTGAGGCATTTTCTTCAGCATCAAGAACTCCTGAGAAAACCCTCATAGAATTAAACAACCCGCGTTACTTAGGATTAGCCGGAGCCAAAGGAATTTACTCAGCTGTCAGCAACTCAACGCTAGATATCGTAAAAATAGATGGAGCCGCGTCAATTCTTTCCCGAATGAGCGACAGTCTTTCGAGCTTAGACTCGAT atGTCAGAATGACGACAGCAGTTCAGAGTTCAGTTTCACTCCCAGTCTTCTCGAAACTCTTGACAATCCCAATAAGCGAGTCCACTTTGCCAATCTCTCTAATcgttga